Proteins encoded within one genomic window of Panicum virgatum strain AP13 chromosome 1N, P.virgatum_v5, whole genome shotgun sequence:
- the LOC120656537 gene encoding uncharacterized protein LOC120656537, giving the protein MDQGMELRGCVCRIKSSALEILSMEEDLVTDLDDDLWDLIRRDLQLKATFLYIDLSCVITHNECEERREEITLLANNFFYFMDELGDAVASQSVSVVKVCYGNAACSLRELVAAVAPMAAA; this is encoded by the exons ATGGATCAGGGGATGGAACTGAGGGGATGCGTTTGTCGGATCAAGAGctccgcacttgagattctgtCCATGGAAGAGGATCTGGTGACTGATCTGGATGATGATCTGTGGGATTTGATCAGGAGGGATCTCCAGCTCAAAGCCACCTTCCTGTACATTGACCTGAGCTGTGTGATCACCCATAACGAGTGCGAGGAGCGCAGGGAGGAGATTACCCTTCTCGCCAACAATTTCTTCTACTTCATGGATGAG CTGGGTGACGCCGTGGCGAGCCAGAGCGTCTCGGTCGTGAAGGTGTGCTACGGCAACGCGGCTTGCTCGCTCCGCGAGCTGGTCGCCGCCGTTGCGCCGATGGCAGCAGCCTGA
- the LOC120656536 gene encoding uncharacterized protein LOC120656536 isoform X2, with translation MQMSTDPNHYGVFPHSFCNQHVVSFQTSSITSGSGGAMPVCLDTSSAMNGNMVMLNTTSSTIVSTGSPNMIPDSSGQSLKYSAPMAVEWSYAELQMLNDGLIKYANEPGIMKYIKIAATLPDKTVRDVAMRCQWMAARKEATRRRKPEEHYPGKKIKDRKDKMAEPSSWVTNPPVQTDMRASAFMPHSQIDREMLNILEENARLLNEIEVNILTSQAQNNIDLFHRTRRNINGLLQSMSQIPGIMSKMPPLPVSVDERLASYVLPRFPMAQVLGSIHLKEEPRVW, from the exons ATGCAGATGTCAACAGATCCTAACCACTATGGGGTATTTCCACATTCATTCTGCAACCAACATGTGGTTTCATTTCAGACGAGTTCAATTACCAGTGGGTCAGGAGGAGCCATGCCAGTTTGTCTGGACACTTCCAGCGCAATGAATGGCAATATGGTGATGTTGAACACTACATCTTCCACAATTGTATCCACTGGTTCACCAAACATGATTCCTGATTCTTCTGGCCAGAGCCTCAAGTATAGTGCACCAATGGCTGTGGAGTGGTCCTATGCTGAACTGCAAATGTTGAATGATGGCCTCATCAA GTATGCAAATGAACCGGGAATCATGAAGTACATAAAGATAGCAGCCACGTTACCAGACAAAACAGTAAGAGATGTAGCCATGAGATGCCAATGGATGGCAGCG AGAAAAGAAGCTACAAGACGACGGAAGCCTGAAGAACACTATCCTggaaaaaagataaaagatagAAAG GACAAAATGGCTGAGCCGTCATCATGGGTTACCAATCCTCCAGTTCAGACTGACATGAGAGCTTCTGCCTTTATGCCTC ATTCTCAAATTGATCGTGAAATGTTAAATATATTGGAAGAAAATGCTCGACTTCTCAATGAAATAGAAGTAAATATTTTGACATCGCAG GCTCAAAACAACATTGATCTTTTCCATCGCACAAGAAGGAACATCAACGGTCTACTACAAAG CATGAGCCAAATTCCCGGAATAATGAGCAAGATGCCCCCATTGCCTGTTTCAGTGGATGAAAGGCTAGCTAGTTACGTACTCCCTCGATTTCCTATG gCACAAGTTCTTGGCAGCATTCATTTGAAAGAAGAACCGAGAGTATGGTAG
- the LOC120656536 gene encoding uncharacterized protein LOC120656536 isoform X1: MQMSTDPNHYGVFPHSFCNQHVVSFQTSSITSGSGGAMPVCLDTSSAMNGNMVMLNTTSSTIVSTGSPNMIPDSSGQSLKYSAPMAVEWSYAELQMLNDGLIKYANEPGIMKYIKIAATLPDKTVRDVAMRCQWMAARKEATRRRKPEEHYPGKKIKDRKDKMAEPSSWVTNPPVQTDMRASAFMPRNTRHNNEFLSGDSQIDREMLNILEENARLLNEIEVNILTSQAQNNIDLFHRTRRNINGLLQSMSQIPGIMSKMPPLPVSVDERLASYVLPRFPMAQVLGSIHLKEEPRVW; this comes from the exons ATGCAGATGTCAACAGATCCTAACCACTATGGGGTATTTCCACATTCATTCTGCAACCAACATGTGGTTTCATTTCAGACGAGTTCAATTACCAGTGGGTCAGGAGGAGCCATGCCAGTTTGTCTGGACACTTCCAGCGCAATGAATGGCAATATGGTGATGTTGAACACTACATCTTCCACAATTGTATCCACTGGTTCACCAAACATGATTCCTGATTCTTCTGGCCAGAGCCTCAAGTATAGTGCACCAATGGCTGTGGAGTGGTCCTATGCTGAACTGCAAATGTTGAATGATGGCCTCATCAA GTATGCAAATGAACCGGGAATCATGAAGTACATAAAGATAGCAGCCACGTTACCAGACAAAACAGTAAGAGATGTAGCCATGAGATGCCAATGGATGGCAGCG AGAAAAGAAGCTACAAGACGACGGAAGCCTGAAGAACACTATCCTggaaaaaagataaaagatagAAAG GACAAAATGGCTGAGCCGTCATCATGGGTTACCAATCCTCCAGTTCAGACTGACATGAGAGCTTCTGCCTTTATGCCTCGTAACACCAGACACAATAACGAATTTCTATCTGGAG ATTCTCAAATTGATCGTGAAATGTTAAATATATTGGAAGAAAATGCTCGACTTCTCAATGAAATAGAAGTAAATATTTTGACATCGCAG GCTCAAAACAACATTGATCTTTTCCATCGCACAAGAAGGAACATCAACGGTCTACTACAAAG CATGAGCCAAATTCCCGGAATAATGAGCAAGATGCCCCCATTGCCTGTTTCAGTGGATGAAAGGCTAGCTAGTTACGTACTCCCTCGATTTCCTATG gCACAAGTTCTTGGCAGCATTCATTTGAAAGAAGAACCGAGAGTATGGTAG